One region of Glutamicibacter sp. B1 genomic DNA includes:
- a CDS encoding succinate dehydrogenase hydrophobic membrane anchor subunit — protein sequence MSVTIPAPRSQRIDPKYKRGPKSRGSFEMLAWLFMRLSGVVLIVLIFGHLFANLMVGEGISGIGFGFVAGKWASPVWQFWDLALLWLAMLHGTNGVRTIINDYAEKHATRAWLKGILYVATIFIIVLGSLVIFTFDPCVAGSQLQQCL from the coding sequence ATGAGCGTTACTATTCCTGCTCCGCGCAGCCAGCGCATTGACCCTAAGTACAAGCGTGGACCAAAGTCCCGTGGCAGCTTCGAAATGCTGGCATGGCTGTTCATGCGCCTCTCCGGTGTTGTACTGATCGTCCTGATCTTCGGCCACCTCTTCGCAAACCTCATGGTCGGAGAAGGCATCTCCGGTATCGGCTTCGGCTTCGTCGCCGGCAAGTGGGCCTCCCCTGTATGGCAGTTCTGGGACCTGGCTTTGCTGTGGCTGGCCATGCTGCACGGTACCAACGGTGTGCGCACCATCATCAACGACTACGCAGAAAAGCACGCCACCCGTGCATGGCTCAAGGGCATTCTGTACGTCGCAACGATCTTCATCATCGTGCTCGGTTCCCTGGTGATCTTCACCTTCGATCCTTGCGTAGCTGGTAGCCAGCTGCAGCAGTGCTTGTGA
- the sdhC gene encoding succinate dehydrogenase, cytochrome b556 subunit → MRRCEPWRFSSVSKTSSGTLYRGHEGMWSWVGHRVTGVVIFLYLLVHVLDTAMVRVDANAYDAIISTYQTPWMALGETGLVAAILFHAFNGLRLILVDFWKQGTKYQRQMLWGVLILWVIVFAGFAIRHLSIAFGSH, encoded by the coding sequence ATGCGCCGTTGCGAGCCTTGGAGGTTTAGTTCAGTGTCGAAGACTTCGTCAGGCACCCTATACCGCGGCCATGAAGGCATGTGGTCCTGGGTGGGACACCGAGTCACCGGTGTCGTTATTTTTCTCTATCTACTGGTTCACGTGCTGGACACGGCGATGGTCCGCGTTGACGCCAACGCTTACGACGCAATCATCAGCACCTATCAGACCCCGTGGATGGCTTTGGGTGAAACCGGTCTGGTTGCAGCAATCCTCTTCCACGCATTCAACGGTCTGCGTTTGATCCTGGTTGACTTCTGGAAGCAGGGCACCAAGTACCAGCGCCAGATGCTCTGGGGCGTTCTGATCCTCTGGGTTATCGTCTTCGCAGGCTTCGCAATCCGCCACCTGTCGATCGCATTTGGGAGCCACTAA
- a CDS encoding mannose-1-phosphate guanylyltransferase has protein sequence MNADLLSRFHGVIPAGGVGTRLWPLSRASAPKFLHDLTGSGSTLIRATYDRLVPLAGERIMVVTGRAHRGAVVSQLPELCDEDLVLEPEPRDSAAAIGLAAAILYRRDPNIIMGSFAADQVIEPVEVFQAALSEAIHTAATGKIVTIGIHPTHPSTGFGYIRTGEPLSVPNAPTARGVVEFVEKPDEDTARKYLASGGFFWNAGMFVAPVSLMLQHLEANEPELHAGLMKIADAWESENRDRVMREVWPGLPKIAIDYAVAEPAAEAGDVAVIPGVFNWDDVGDFAAIGRLNKASAEEGIINLGDREVRVYADNATGVVYSDRPRVIALVGIEDVVVVDTADALLVTTKEHAQKVKQTVEALKADGATEVL, from the coding sequence GTGAATGCAGACCTATTATCCAGATTCCACGGCGTGATCCCCGCCGGAGGTGTCGGTACCCGATTGTGGCCCCTCTCCCGGGCCTCCGCTCCTAAGTTTTTGCACGATCTCACCGGGTCGGGCTCAACCCTGATCCGTGCAACCTACGATCGACTAGTGCCTTTGGCTGGCGAGCGGATTATGGTCGTTACCGGGCGGGCGCACCGTGGTGCGGTGGTCAGCCAGCTACCTGAGCTGTGCGATGAGGACTTGGTACTTGAGCCGGAGCCACGCGACTCGGCTGCTGCCATCGGGTTGGCTGCTGCCATCCTCTACCGCCGTGACCCTAATATCATCATGGGGTCTTTTGCTGCCGACCAGGTGATCGAACCGGTCGAGGTCTTCCAGGCCGCCTTAAGTGAGGCAATTCACACTGCCGCCACCGGCAAAATTGTGACCATCGGAATTCACCCCACCCACCCATCCACCGGGTTCGGTTATATTCGCACCGGTGAACCGCTTTCGGTGCCCAATGCGCCGACCGCACGTGGCGTGGTGGAGTTCGTGGAGAAGCCGGACGAGGACACCGCCCGCAAATACCTAGCCTCCGGTGGTTTCTTCTGGAATGCCGGCATGTTTGTCGCGCCGGTCAGCCTGATGTTGCAGCACCTTGAAGCCAATGAGCCAGAACTTCATGCCGGGTTGATGAAGATCGCCGACGCGTGGGAGAGCGAAAACCGTGATCGGGTGATGCGTGAGGTCTGGCCAGGTCTGCCAAAAATCGCCATTGACTATGCCGTGGCCGAGCCTGCCGCCGAAGCCGGCGACGTGGCAGTGATTCCTGGTGTCTTCAACTGGGATGACGTGGGGGACTTTGCGGCGATTGGCCGCTTGAATAAGGCCAGCGCCGAGGAAGGGATCATCAACCTCGGGGATAGGGAAGTGCGCGTTTACGCCGATAATGCCACCGGTGTGGTCTACTCGGATCGCCCGCGCGTGATCGCCCTGGTGGGGATCGAAGACGTGGTGGTTGTTGATACCGCCGACGCGCTGTTGGTGACCACCAAAGAGCATGCGCAGAAGGTCAAGCAGACCGTTGAGGCGCTGAAGGCCGACGGGGCAACGGAAGTGCTCTAA
- the betT gene encoding choline BCCT transporter BetT has protein sequence MTTAKMGSGSSLPENIETNSKQTETNSPQGPPGAQPGNEKTRINKVVFYGSALLVLAIALWAMIDRDSASTVITSTVTWIGKNFGWYYTLIVVTVLIFVVGIAVSKVGKTRLGPDHSRPTFNMFTWAAMLFAAGIGIDLMFFSVSEPVTQYLAPPAIEGSTVQAARQAMAWTLFHYGLLGWGLYALIGLALGYFAYRHNLPLSIRSALYPILGKRTEGWIGHTVDIAAMLGTIFGIATSLGIGVAQLNYGLNFMFGIPENRSWQIILIVIAVIMATVSVLSGVEKGIRRLSELNVVLCIALMLFVLIAGSTAYLFDGIVNNIGDSISMFPSMALDTFAYERPDEWLNGWTLFFWAWWIAWAPFVGLFLARISRGRTIRQFVVAVLVVPFAFILLWISIFGNSALELVRSGNTAFGEVAMNTPERAFYSLLEQLPGAPITAAVATFTGLLFYVTSADSGALVMANFTSHLKDAQADGSKPVRLFWSVATGLLTLGMLFVDGVPTLQGATVIMGLPFSFVLVFIMLGLFKSLRMEGALADSYQNNMHKVLSSRMGANSDRRNWKQRMTRAMTYPGRRSAKKFLAEVALPALQEVSEEFTVRGAEVNLDIAPVEHLEMNSLDLVVANGAERPFKYQIYPVQIQVPSFARVSAGADDYFRIEVFSQEGSHGYDLMGLTKEQLICDVLDQYEAHLVFLEAQTEAAAPSQINSDGAFKTQWESDFEPTPKEEEA, from the coding sequence ATGACTACGGCCAAGATGGGTTCCGGATCATCCCTACCCGAAAATATCGAGACCAATAGTAAACAGACAGAAACCAATTCACCGCAAGGGCCACCTGGAGCCCAACCGGGCAATGAAAAAACCCGAATCAACAAGGTCGTATTTTATGGATCAGCACTTTTAGTGCTGGCCATTGCTCTGTGGGCGATGATCGATCGCGACTCGGCCAGCACGGTCATCACCAGCACCGTGACCTGGATCGGCAAAAACTTTGGCTGGTACTACACGCTGATCGTCGTGACGGTCCTGATCTTCGTGGTCGGGATCGCAGTTTCTAAAGTCGGCAAAACCCGACTAGGCCCGGATCACTCGCGGCCCACCTTCAACATGTTCACCTGGGCGGCCATGCTCTTCGCCGCCGGTATCGGTATTGACCTGATGTTCTTCTCGGTCTCCGAACCGGTCACCCAGTATTTGGCGCCACCAGCGATCGAAGGATCCACGGTACAAGCCGCCCGCCAGGCCATGGCCTGGACACTCTTTCACTACGGCCTGCTCGGTTGGGGACTCTACGCCTTGATCGGCCTGGCGCTAGGCTACTTCGCCTACCGACACAACCTGCCACTGTCTATTCGTTCCGCGCTCTACCCGATCTTGGGCAAGCGCACCGAAGGATGGATCGGGCACACCGTCGACATTGCCGCCATGCTCGGCACGATCTTTGGCATCGCCACCTCACTGGGCATCGGTGTCGCACAGCTGAACTACGGGCTGAACTTCATGTTCGGCATCCCCGAAAACCGCTCCTGGCAGATCATCCTGATCGTCATCGCAGTCATCATGGCGACCGTTTCGGTGCTCTCCGGTGTGGAGAAGGGCATCCGCCGACTCTCCGAACTGAACGTGGTGCTATGCATCGCGCTGATGCTCTTTGTGCTGATCGCTGGCTCCACCGCCTACCTCTTTGACGGCATCGTGAACAACATCGGTGACAGCATCTCGATGTTCCCCTCAATGGCCCTCGACACCTTCGCCTACGAACGTCCCGATGAGTGGTTGAACGGTTGGACGCTGTTCTTCTGGGCCTGGTGGATCGCCTGGGCACCATTTGTTGGCCTGTTCTTGGCCCGCATCTCCCGTGGCCGCACCATCCGCCAGTTTGTTGTTGCCGTGCTGGTAGTACCGTTCGCTTTCATCCTGCTGTGGATCTCCATCTTCGGCAATAGTGCCCTGGAGCTGGTGCGTTCGGGCAATACCGCCTTTGGTGAAGTAGCCATGAACACTCCCGAGCGGGCCTTCTACTCGCTGCTCGAACAGCTACCCGGGGCTCCCATTACCGCCGCGGTAGCCACCTTCACCGGGTTGCTCTTCTATGTCACCAGCGCCGACTCTGGTGCCCTGGTGATGGCGAACTTCACCTCGCATCTGAAGGACGCGCAGGCTGACGGCTCCAAGCCGGTACGACTGTTCTGGTCCGTGGCCACCGGCCTATTGACCCTGGGCATGCTCTTTGTCGACGGGGTCCCCACCCTGCAGGGCGCCACCGTGATTATGGGGCTGCCGTTCTCCTTCGTGCTGGTGTTCATCATGCTGGGGCTGTTCAAATCCCTGCGCATGGAAGGGGCCCTGGCCGATAGTTATCAGAACAACATGCACAAGGTGCTCTCCAGCCGTATGGGCGCGAACTCGGACCGGCGTAATTGGAAGCAGCGCATGACCCGAGCCATGACCTACCCGGGTCGACGCTCGGCCAAGAAATTCCTCGCCGAAGTCGCCCTGCCGGCCTTGCAAGAAGTCAGCGAAGAATTCACCGTGCGCGGTGCTGAAGTCAACCTCGATATTGCTCCGGTTGAACACCTAGAAATGAACTCCTTGGACCTGGTGGTGGCCAATGGCGCCGAACGCCCCTTCAAGTACCAGATCTATCCGGTGCAAATCCAGGTACCAAGTTTCGCCCGGGTCTCCGCCGGTGCCGATGACTACTTCCGCATTGAAGTTTTCTCACAGGAAGGTAGCCACGGCTACGACCTGATGGGACTGACCAAGGAACAACTGATCTGCGACGTACTGGACCAGTACGAAGCACACCTGGTGTTCCTCGAAGCCCAGACCGAAGCTGCTGCACCGAGCCAGATCAACTCGGACGGCGCCTTCAAAACCCAATGGGAATCAGATTTTGAACCGACCCCGAAAGAAGAGGAAGCATGA
- a CDS encoding aldehyde dehydrogenase family protein, with protein MSFPSNQNPRLHSGETLFINGVFEAASTGATRTIKCPANGVEVAKVSEAGQADSERAIAAARQSFDSGVWSQVPAGERGDFLLKVADRLIERKAEFALAETLDTGKRLVESEIDMDDIAACFRYFGKLAGQDMGRLVDAGDINVLSRISYEPVGVAAMITPWNYPLLQAAWKIAPALAAGCSFVLKPAELSPSTSILTMEILAELGLPAGVANLVTGTGAEAGAILSEHRDVDLVSFTGGLVTGRKVAAAAAGTVKKVALELGGKNPNVIFADADFDAAVDNALNAAFVHSGQVCSAGARLVVEESIAEKFVDELVRRTQNIVVGGPFDEKAETGALISEDHLAKVDAYVQAGIAEGARVRCGGRRATAQDGAGLEDGSFYLPTVLDQVSRGMSVVVDEAFGPVVTVETFSTEDEAVTIANDTDYGLAGAVWSQDASKTQRVAGRLRHGTIWINDFHPYLPQAEWGGFGQSGVGRELGPTGLGEYQEAKHIYQNLDPQVTGWFK; from the coding sequence ATGAGTTTTCCAAGCAATCAAAATCCACGCCTACACAGCGGGGAAACACTCTTTATCAACGGCGTCTTTGAAGCTGCTAGTACTGGTGCCACCCGCACCATCAAGTGCCCAGCTAACGGAGTAGAGGTCGCCAAGGTCTCCGAGGCCGGCCAAGCTGACTCCGAGCGTGCCATCGCCGCGGCACGTCAGAGCTTTGACTCCGGCGTATGGTCGCAGGTACCAGCCGGTGAACGCGGAGACTTCCTGCTGAAGGTGGCCGATCGCCTCATCGAGCGCAAGGCCGAGTTCGCACTGGCAGAAACCCTGGACACCGGCAAGCGCCTGGTGGAATCCGAAATCGACATGGATGATATTGCCGCTTGCTTCCGCTACTTCGGCAAGCTGGCCGGCCAGGACATGGGTCGCCTGGTGGATGCCGGGGATATCAATGTGCTCAGCCGCATCAGCTACGAACCGGTGGGTGTGGCCGCGATGATCACCCCATGGAACTACCCACTACTGCAAGCAGCATGGAAGATTGCTCCTGCGCTGGCAGCTGGTTGTTCCTTCGTGCTCAAGCCTGCCGAGCTGAGCCCCTCTACCTCCATTTTGACCATGGAAATCCTCGCCGAGCTGGGACTGCCAGCAGGCGTCGCGAACCTGGTCACCGGTACCGGTGCCGAAGCCGGTGCGATCCTGAGCGAACACCGCGACGTGGACTTGGTCTCCTTCACCGGCGGACTGGTCACCGGGCGTAAGGTCGCCGCTGCGGCTGCCGGCACCGTGAAGAAGGTAGCGCTGGAATTGGGTGGCAAGAACCCGAACGTCATCTTTGCCGATGCTGACTTTGACGCTGCCGTGGACAACGCACTGAACGCTGCTTTCGTGCACTCCGGTCAGGTCTGCTCGGCCGGTGCCCGTTTGGTGGTTGAAGAATCGATCGCCGAAAAGTTCGTTGACGAGTTGGTGCGTCGCACGCAGAACATCGTCGTCGGTGGCCCCTTTGATGAGAAGGCCGAAACCGGTGCGCTGATTTCCGAAGACCACCTGGCCAAGGTGGACGCTTATGTCCAGGCCGGGATCGCCGAAGGCGCACGCGTGCGTTGCGGTGGCCGCCGCGCTACCGCGCAAGACGGCGCCGGATTAGAGGACGGCAGCTTCTACCTCCCAACCGTATTGGATCAGGTCTCCCGCGGCATGTCGGTCGTTGTTGATGAAGCCTTCGGCCCTGTGGTGACCGTAGAAACCTTCAGCACCGAGGACGAAGCAGTAACGATCGCCAACGATACCGACTACGGCCTGGCCGGCGCGGTCTGGAGCCAGGATGCTTCCAAGACCCAGCGTGTTGCCGGTCGACTTCGCCACGGCACCATCTGGATCAACGACTTCCACCCATACCTGCCACAGGCTGAATGGGGTGGCTTCGGCCAGTCAGGTGTGGGCCGCGAGCTCGGCCCGACGGGCTTGGGCGAGTACCAAGAAGCAAAGCATATCTACCAAAACCTGGACCCACAGGTCACCGGCTGGTTCAAGTAA
- a CDS encoding GMC family oxidoreductase, protein MQEFDYIVIGGGSAGAAVAARLSEDPSVQVALVEAGPDDRDYDEVLQLERWMELLESGLDWDYPIEEQENGNSFMRHARAKVMGGCSSHNSCIAFWAPREDLNEWESKFGATGWNAETAYRLYKKLETNEDAGPDAPHHGDSGPVKLMNVPANDPCGVALLDACEEAGIPRAKFNNNKTVINGANFFQINRRADGVRSSSSVSYIHPILERENFTLLTGLQARKLNFDQDKRCTGVDVVDGAFGRTKTLNARREVVVSAGAIDSPKLLMLSGIGPAEHLESVGVQVLVDAPGVGEHLQDHPEAVIQWEAKKPMPETSTQWWEIGIFTPTEEGLDRPDLMMHYGSVPFDMHTLRQGYPTGENTFCLTPNVTHAKSRGTVRLRSCDFRDKPKVDPRYFTDAEGHDARVMIAGIRKAREIVSQSSLGDWAGEEQFPGQATQSDEEIFDYIKRTHNTVYHPAGTVRMGAVDDELSPLDPELRVKGVSGLRVADASVMPELVTVNPNITVMMIGERCAELIREN, encoded by the coding sequence ATGCAGGAATTCGACTACATCGTTATCGGCGGCGGTTCCGCCGGAGCTGCAGTAGCTGCACGACTGAGTGAAGATCCCTCGGTACAGGTCGCCCTCGTGGAGGCCGGCCCCGATGACCGCGACTATGATGAGGTGCTCCAGCTCGAGCGCTGGATGGAACTGCTCGAATCTGGCCTGGACTGGGACTACCCGATTGAAGAGCAGGAAAACGGCAACTCCTTCATGCGCCACGCACGCGCCAAGGTGATGGGCGGCTGCTCGAGCCACAACTCGTGCATTGCGTTCTGGGCTCCTCGGGAAGACCTAAACGAGTGGGAATCCAAGTTTGGTGCCACCGGCTGGAACGCCGAGACCGCCTACCGCTTGTACAAGAAGCTGGAAACGAACGAGGATGCCGGCCCGGACGCGCCACACCACGGCGATAGTGGTCCGGTGAAGCTGATGAATGTTCCAGCCAATGATCCTTGCGGTGTTGCACTGCTGGACGCTTGTGAAGAAGCGGGCATTCCACGCGCCAAGTTCAACAACAACAAGACGGTCATCAACGGAGCGAACTTCTTCCAGATCAATCGCCGTGCCGATGGCGTGCGTTCTTCCTCGTCGGTCTCCTACATTCACCCGATCCTTGAGCGTGAGAACTTCACCTTGCTCACCGGGTTGCAGGCGCGAAAGCTGAACTTCGATCAGGACAAGCGCTGTACCGGTGTTGACGTGGTTGACGGTGCCTTCGGGCGCACCAAGACCCTGAACGCGCGACGCGAAGTGGTGGTCAGTGCCGGTGCGATTGACTCGCCGAAGCTGCTGATGCTTTCGGGTATTGGCCCAGCAGAGCACCTCGAATCGGTCGGTGTCCAGGTGCTGGTTGACGCTCCTGGTGTGGGCGAGCACCTGCAGGATCACCCAGAAGCGGTGATCCAGTGGGAGGCGAAGAAGCCGATGCCTGAAACTTCCACCCAGTGGTGGGAAATCGGGATCTTCACCCCGACCGAAGAAGGCTTGGATCGTCCAGATCTGATGATGCACTACGGTTCGGTGCCTTTTGACATGCACACCCTGCGTCAGGGCTACCCAACGGGTGAAAACACCTTCTGCCTCACCCCGAATGTCACCCACGCTAAGTCCCGGGGTACCGTACGCCTGCGTAGCTGCGACTTCCGTGACAAGCCCAAGGTTGACCCACGCTACTTCACCGATGCTGAAGGCCATGATGCTCGCGTGATGATTGCCGGTATTCGCAAGGCCCGTGAAATTGTTTCGCAGTCATCACTGGGGGATTGGGCCGGGGAAGAGCAGTTCCCGGGGCAGGCGACCCAGAGTGATGAGGAAATCTTCGACTACATCAAGCGCACCCACAACACCGTGTACCACCCGGCAGGTACCGTGCGTATGGGTGCCGTCGATGATGAGCTCAGCCCTTTGGATCCAGAACTGCGGGTCAAGGGTGTTAGCGGTTTGCGTGTAGCCGATGCGTCGGTTATGCCAGAACTGGTCACCGTGAACCCAAACATCACCGTGATGATGATTGGTGAGCGTTGCGCTGAACTGATCCGCGAAAACTAG
- a CDS encoding amidohydrolase → MNDYDNVASVSAFTEPLIDQLIDFRRELHRNPELSFAEHQTTQRIMETLQTAGLSPQKMSDTGAFVDIGQGPIRIGFRADIDALPVLEETDLEYSSLVEGVAHACGHDIHTTVMLGVALALNNLNEAGLLAGRVRVIFQPAEEKLPGGALSVIEQGLLDEVPRVLALHCDPRIDAGHIGTRIGAITSASDTIRIEVNGRGGHTSRPHLTEDIVFAMSQIATQVPAVLGRKVDVRSAVSVVWGQIHAGSAPNAIPATGYLAGTMRCLDGDIWYEAGELLDNAVRQIAAPYGVEIKLQHTRGVPPVVNAPAETALIEDAARREFGADAIELTPQSMGGEDFAWMTQKIPGAMLRLGTRTPGGKTYDLHRGDYVPDESCIGIGVRIMTAAAMQAVGEHRTK, encoded by the coding sequence GTGAATGATTATGACAATGTTGCCTCCGTCAGCGCCTTCACCGAGCCGTTAATCGATCAGTTGATCGACTTTCGGCGTGAGCTGCACCGGAACCCAGAACTGTCCTTTGCGGAGCACCAAACAACTCAACGCATCATGGAAACCCTGCAGACCGCTGGACTCTCGCCGCAGAAGATGAGCGATACCGGAGCCTTTGTTGACATTGGTCAGGGCCCAATCCGTATTGGCTTCCGCGCCGATATTGATGCGCTACCAGTCTTAGAAGAAACCGATTTAGAGTACAGCTCTTTGGTTGAGGGCGTGGCGCACGCTTGTGGCCACGACATTCACACCACCGTGATGCTCGGTGTCGCCCTGGCGCTTAATAACCTCAATGAGGCAGGCCTGCTTGCTGGGCGGGTGCGCGTGATCTTCCAGCCTGCCGAGGAGAAATTGCCCGGCGGGGCGCTTTCGGTGATTGAGCAAGGGCTGCTCGATGAAGTACCACGTGTCCTCGCCCTGCACTGCGATCCTCGAATCGATGCGGGACATATTGGCACCCGTATTGGGGCCATCACCTCGGCCAGCGACACCATCCGCATTGAGGTCAATGGGCGTGGCGGGCACACCTCGCGCCCACACCTGACTGAAGACATCGTTTTTGCGATGAGCCAGATCGCCACCCAGGTTCCTGCGGTACTCGGACGTAAGGTCGATGTGCGTTCTGCAGTTTCTGTGGTGTGGGGTCAGATCCATGCCGGAAGCGCGCCGAACGCTATCCCTGCCACCGGTTACTTGGCTGGAACCATGCGCTGCCTTGACGGTGATATTTGGTATGAGGCCGGTGAACTGTTGGATAACGCGGTGCGCCAAATTGCCGCTCCCTACGGCGTGGAAATTAAGCTCCAGCACACTCGTGGTGTCCCACCGGTGGTGAACGCCCCAGCTGAGACGGCATTGATTGAGGATGCTGCCCGGCGTGAATTTGGTGCGGACGCGATTGAACTGACCCCGCAGTCCATGGGTGGGGAAGATTTCGCGTGGATGACCCAGAAGATCCCAGGAGCAATGTTGCGCCTGGGAACGAGGACTCCCGGTGGAAAGACCTACGATCTGCATCGTGGGGATTACGTGCCTGATGAATCGTGTATTGGTATCGGTGTACGGATCATGACAGCGGCTGCAATGCAAGCCGTGGGTGAACATCGCACGAAATAG
- a CDS encoding BMP family lipoprotein, whose product MRFVSRKTGVATAMLGISALALSACGAAPEESSSAGQYPDYIGCIVSDSGGFDDQSFNESSYRGLKNAEKDLGIKIREAESKSNADFATNLQGMMGANCNLTITVGFLLADATADAAAKNPDSHFAIVDNQYEKNIDNVKPIIYDTAQAAFLAGYAAAAASETGTVATFGGIQIPTVTIFMDGFADGVAKFNEDKGENVKLLGWDKKKQNGTFSGDFEKQDKGKQITKNFISAGADVIMPVAGPVGKGAGAAVAEANKGGDKAKLIWVDSDGYLTAPDYKDYMLTSVVKTMDAAVEDVIKADAEGKFDATPYIGTLENEGVALAPFHDFDSSIGEDTKKEIEALKAQIISGDLKVESAASPK is encoded by the coding sequence ATGCGCTTCGTATCGCGCAAGACCGGTGTGGCTACGGCCATGCTCGGCATCTCGGCATTGGCTTTGAGCGCCTGTGGCGCAGCACCGGAAGAGTCCAGCTCGGCTGGTCAATACCCGGACTACATCGGTTGCATCGTTTCGGACTCCGGCGGATTCGACGATCAGTCCTTCAATGAGTCCTCATACCGCGGCCTGAAGAACGCCGAAAAGGACCTTGGCATCAAGATCCGTGAAGCAGAATCGAAGTCCAACGCAGACTTCGCGACGAACCTTCAGGGCATGATGGGCGCTAACTGCAACCTGACCATCACCGTGGGCTTCTTGCTGGCCGACGCGACGGCAGATGCTGCAGCGAAGAACCCAGATTCGCACTTCGCTATCGTTGATAACCAGTACGAAAAGAACATCGATAACGTCAAGCCAATCATTTACGACACGGCTCAGGCTGCCTTCCTCGCAGGCTACGCAGCAGCTGCTGCTTCGGAGACCGGCACCGTAGCCACCTTCGGTGGTATCCAGATCCCTACCGTGACCATCTTCATGGACGGCTTTGCTGACGGCGTCGCCAAGTTCAACGAAGACAAGGGCGAAAACGTCAAGCTGCTGGGCTGGGACAAGAAGAAGCAGAACGGTACCTTCTCCGGCGACTTCGAAAAGCAGGATAAGGGCAAGCAGATCACCAAGAACTTCATCTCTGCCGGTGCAGACGTGATCATGCCTGTTGCTGGTCCAGTGGGCAAGGGCGCTGGCGCTGCCGTAGCTGAAGCCAACAAGGGCGGCGATAAGGCCAAGCTCATCTGGGTTGACTCCGATGGCTACCTGACCGCACCTGATTACAAGGACTACATGCTGACCTCGGTCGTGAAGACCATGGACGCCGCAGTGGAAGATGTCATCAAGGCTGACGCCGAAGGTAAATTCGACGCCACCCCATACATCGGCACCTTGGAAAACGAAGGTGTCGCACTGGCACCATTCCACGATTTCGATTCGAGCATCGGCGAGGACACCAAGAAGGAGATCGAAGCCCTCAAGGCCCAGATCATCTCCGGTGACCTGAAGGTCGAATCGGCTGCAAGCCCTAAGTAG